A part of Desulfotomaculum nigrificans DSM 574 genomic DNA contains:
- a CDS encoding WYL domain-containing protein, with amino-acid sequence MVSRKLKIKHNHAQNLEIVLRELRQGKTLGGTSLEQLADKCNVSTRQIYRYFNELQNMGFKILKTVNPVTSRHGYIIKEPDNLEQGADLYLLDMIGNLEQLKNEIQSAILFVKELLLRTWLLQNGIVLPLTCPIISYNLNDAVTIHKQRLVISDSLEEPLEELKLKVIPKAAGMVARSLAAEIVARQRNLDGDYIFNIRTKRLKEVGGLIMQWGGQVEVLEPGWLRHKIIENCKLIIHEYHKKKMSKSSIYSTNDKLPISQ; translated from the coding sequence TTGGTCAGTAGAAAATTAAAAATAAAACATAACCATGCACAAAACCTGGAAATTGTATTAAGGGAACTTAGACAAGGTAAAACACTGGGCGGTACATCCTTAGAACAACTTGCTGACAAATGCAATGTTAGTACCAGGCAGATTTATCGGTATTTCAATGAACTGCAAAATATGGGTTTTAAGATTTTAAAAACCGTTAATCCTGTTACATCCCGCCATGGATATATAATTAAAGAGCCCGATAACCTGGAGCAGGGTGCTGATTTATATCTGCTAGACATGATAGGTAATCTTGAACAACTTAAAAACGAAATTCAATCTGCTATCTTGTTTGTCAAGGAGTTATTACTTCGTACCTGGTTACTCCAAAATGGCATAGTTTTACCTTTGACTTGCCCGATTATTTCTTATAACCTTAATGATGCAGTTACTATTCATAAGCAGCGATTAGTTATCTCTGATTCATTAGAAGAACCTTTAGAAGAGTTAAAGTTAAAAGTTATTCCCAAAGCTGCCGGTATGGTAGCACGTAGTTTAGCCGCAGAGATTGTTGCTAGACAAAGAAACTTGGATGGAGATTACATTTTTAACATTAGAACTAAACGTTTAAAAGAAGTAGGCGGCTTGATAATGCAGTGGGGCGGTCAAGTTGAGGTGTTAGAGCCAGGTTGGCTTCGACATAAAATAATTGAAAACTGTAAGTTAATTATTCATGAGTATCATAAAAAGAAAATGAGCAAAAGTAGTATTTATTCCACAAATGATAAATTACCTATTAGTCAATAA
- a CDS encoding HPP family protein — protein MPGHLEKKVKDIMVPIQDYATVFLENSLRDAMFVLKNTFYAGCTAGSEPHRSVLVFDKEKRLVGTLSFRDVIGSLQIPGDLPKHWEGFFTRLCLAHAHKKVKDVMRPIGTVSLNANDNIINAIYLLLNQDLDLVPVLEHGNVIGMVRPVEIFKEVSELVEENAF, from the coding sequence ATGCCCGGCCATCTAGAAAAAAAGGTTAAAGACATCATGGTTCCCATTCAGGATTACGCCACTGTCTTCTTAGAAAACTCCCTCCGAGATGCCATGTTTGTTTTGAAGAACACCTTTTATGCAGGATGTACAGCCGGATCAGAACCTCACCGATCGGTATTAGTCTTTGATAAAGAAAAAAGATTGGTCGGCACCCTCAGCTTTAGGGATGTAATTGGCTCATTACAAATACCAGGTGATTTACCGAAACACTGGGAAGGATTTTTTACTCGTTTATGTTTGGCCCATGCCCATAAAAAGGTCAAAGATGTTATGCGACCTATAGGAACTGTAAGTTTAAATGCCAACGACAATATAATTAATGCAATTTACCTGTTGTTAAATCAGGATTTAGATCTCGTGCCGGTGTTAGAACACGGTAATGTTATTGGCATGGTAAGACCCGTTGAAATATTTAAGGAAGTCAGTGAATTGGTGGAGGAAAATGCTTTTTAA
- a CDS encoding ATP-binding protein yields the protein MLKIWKNQSLAFQIMLTVSALILIPVLVMIYDIFFASAKDEMLLKTKEERLGTMVQTTVKGLNDVLSENQTGFSTLATNEQVKILGDAFKTVAKPLADANPGVRLGLYYPKTHDIFVYGFLHQYRPLSPDEIKQRQKRIFNEASSGLTAVSATKEPLSRITGSLGDQTFEYLAPVIHNDELIAIAWADEQVHPVVSQSRRFSLIVRYLTLFGLIFGTATALYVIHNLASEVSLIKKGLIRMEEDFSVRLPQMPGEMGEVVQAINNMADSLKEKKRLEEELRRSERLAALGRLVTGVAHELRNPLGIVKATVQVMEGEYKKTVPGIEEYTKVICEQINRGNKVIQELLDFGRPSKPIVRPTDLNGLLDSVLTFTHPMLRQNKIDLNKELAPDLPLAAIDADRIKQVFVNLILNAIQAMPGGGKLTIKTLAENDKVKVCFSDTGGGINPDDLPRIFDPFYTTKDEGAGLGLSISYQIIHMHNGKIWVAETSPSGTTICISLPQSAQWKGSVLLDSENTGH from the coding sequence ATGCTAAAGATATGGAAAAACCAATCATTAGCTTTCCAAATTATGCTTACGGTTTCTGCCCTGATACTGATTCCCGTGCTGGTAATGATATATGACATTTTTTTTGCTTCAGCCAAAGATGAGATGCTTTTAAAAACTAAGGAAGAACGTCTTGGTACCATGGTTCAGACCACAGTTAAGGGATTAAACGATGTTTTATCAGAAAATCAGACCGGGTTTTCTACCCTGGCCACCAATGAACAAGTAAAAATATTAGGTGATGCTTTTAAAACAGTAGCCAAGCCGTTAGCTGATGCTAACCCGGGGGTTCGTTTAGGCCTTTATTATCCCAAAACCCACGATATCTTTGTTTATGGTTTTTTACATCAATACCGGCCTCTTTCACCGGATGAAATTAAACAGCGGCAAAAAAGAATTTTTAATGAGGCCTCCTCCGGTTTAACTGCTGTTTCTGCCACCAAGGAACCCTTATCTCGTATTACCGGCTCTCTGGGTGATCAAACTTTCGAATATTTGGCCCCAGTAATCCACAATGATGAATTGATTGCCATAGCCTGGGCCGATGAACAGGTACACCCTGTTGTCTCCCAAAGCAGACGCTTTAGCCTGATTGTCCGGTATTTAACATTATTTGGCTTAATCTTTGGCACCGCTACCGCCCTTTATGTCATTCATAATTTAGCCTCGGAGGTAAGCCTCATTAAAAAAGGATTAATTAGAATGGAAGAGGACTTTTCTGTACGTTTACCCCAAATGCCTGGTGAAATGGGTGAGGTTGTACAGGCCATCAACAACATGGCAGATTCTCTTAAAGAAAAGAAACGGCTGGAAGAAGAACTTCGACGCTCAGAGCGCTTGGCTGCCTTAGGGCGGCTGGTCACCGGTGTAGCCCACGAACTAAGAAACCCATTGGGCATTGTCAAAGCCACCGTGCAAGTTATGGAAGGTGAATATAAAAAAACAGTTCCAGGTATTGAAGAGTATACCAAAGTAATTTGCGAGCAAATTAATCGGGGAAATAAGGTGATTCAGGAGTTGCTGGATTTTGGTCGGCCAAGTAAGCCTATTGTTAGACCCACTGATCTTAACGGGTTGCTGGACTCAGTACTTACCTTTACTCACCCCATGCTCCGGCAAAACAAAATTGATCTTAATAAGGAATTGGCTCCTGATCTACCTTTAGCCGCCATTGACGCGGACAGAATTAAGCAAGTGTTTGTCAATTTAATTCTCAATGCTATTCAGGCCATGCCTGGCGGTGGGAAATTAACCATTAAAACGTTGGCTGAGAACGATAAGGTAAAGGTATGTTTCTCTGATACCGGCGGTGGTATAAACCCTGACGATCTACCCCGCATTTTTGATCCTTTTTATACAACCAAGGATGAAGGAGCCGGGTTAGGTTTGTCCATCAGCTACCAAATTATTCATATGCATAACGGCAAGATTTGGGTGGCGGAAACCTCTCCGTCTGGTACCACCATCTGTATTAGTCTACCTCAGTCCGCCCAGTGGAAAGGAAGTGTTTTACTTGACTCGGAAAATACTGGTCATTGA
- a CDS encoding sigma-54-dependent transcriptional regulator, with product MTRKILVIDDEEHMCWALEKGLRQEGYQVLTATRGKQGLELIRNEVPSLVILDLKMPEMDGLEVLVRAKEMMPKLPVIMITAHGTIDTAIEAMKLGATDYITKPFDLDELKLVVKQALMVNQLEVEVNFLRSELSQKYDRIVGNSQAIQDVCTLIEKVADSNATVLITGESGTGKEVTALTIHQLSSRRDKPFVPINCAALPESLLESELFGHEKGAFTGAVARKLGRFELANEGTLFLDEITEMPLSMQVKLLRVLQEKTFERVGGTESIQVDVRVIAATNRDPMECIKKGTFREDLYYRLNVLPIKLPPLRERVEDIPLLVMHFLKKFNPSKEPAISPDAMGLLSTYQWPGNIRELQNVIERAVILSQGQEIKPYHLPKEIQKTDTNKGSEEQNTSLVINFPDQGISLEELEKELILKALEKSNGNQTKASQLLGITRSALLYRAQKYQIKL from the coding sequence TTGACTCGGAAAATACTGGTCATTGATGATGAAGAGCACATGTGTTGGGCCTTGGAAAAGGGACTGCGCCAGGAAGGATATCAAGTATTAACAGCCACCAGAGGAAAACAAGGTCTGGAACTAATTCGCAATGAGGTTCCTTCTTTGGTGATACTGGATTTAAAAATGCCTGAAATGGACGGTCTGGAAGTTTTAGTTAGGGCAAAGGAGATGATGCCCAAGCTGCCGGTGATTATGATTACCGCCCACGGTACCATCGACACGGCCATTGAAGCCATGAAGCTGGGCGCAACCGATTATATTACTAAGCCCTTTGATTTAGATGAGTTAAAATTAGTAGTTAAACAAGCACTAATGGTAAATCAATTAGAGGTAGAAGTAAATTTTCTACGTTCGGAACTGTCCCAAAAATATGATCGTATCGTGGGTAACAGCCAGGCCATTCAGGATGTTTGTACATTAATTGAAAAGGTGGCGGATAGTAACGCCACTGTGTTAATCACCGGCGAGAGTGGCACCGGCAAAGAAGTTACCGCCCTAACCATCCATCAACTAAGTTCACGCCGGGATAAACCCTTTGTGCCTATTAACTGTGCTGCTTTACCTGAATCACTACTGGAAAGTGAATTGTTTGGTCATGAAAAGGGAGCTTTTACCGGGGCAGTGGCTCGAAAATTGGGTCGTTTTGAGTTGGCTAATGAGGGCACCCTCTTTCTTGACGAAATAACCGAAATGCCATTGTCCATGCAGGTTAAGTTACTGCGGGTACTGCAAGAGAAGACCTTTGAGCGAGTAGGCGGAACTGAAAGTATTCAGGTGGATGTACGGGTAATTGCAGCCACCAACCGTGATCCTATGGAATGTATTAAAAAGGGCACTTTCCGAGAGGATTTATATTACCGGTTAAATGTGCTGCCCATTAAGCTACCTCCCCTGCGGGAAAGGGTTGAGGATATTCCCTTACTGGTGATGCATTTTCTGAAAAAGTTTAATCCATCTAAGGAACCAGCCATTTCCCCGGATGCCATGGGCCTACTTTCTACCTACCAGTGGCCCGGTAACATTCGGGAACTGCAAAATGTTATTGAAAGGGCTGTTATATTATCCCAGGGGCAGGAAATAAAGCCCTATCATTTACCCAAGGAAATCCAGAAGACAGATACTAATAAGGGGTCTGAAGAACAAAATACCAGCCTGGTCATAAACTTCCCGGATCAAGGAATATCCCTGGAGGAATTGGAGAAGGAACTCATTCTCAAGGCGCTGGAGAAAAGTAATGGTAATCAAACTAAAGCCTCCCAATTGTTAGGTATCACCCGCTCGGCTTTATTGTATAGGGCCCAGAAGTATCAAATAAAGCTTTAA
- the ligD gene encoding non-homologous end-joining DNA ligase, translating to MNSVLPKIKPMLAVKTAPFDNSDFLYEIKWDGYRGLAYLDDKTIILSRNQLDLTPSFPELHGLHLKVKQRPTLLDGEIVVLQDGKPSFGALQGRSKITDSLKVARLARQTPATFIAFDILFRAGENVMDLPLKTRKEILNELVEQGPDLIISQYVVGSGLDFFDAVSSAGLEGVMAKRLDSPYLPGKRSSYWKKIRRIQSAELVICGWEKGEGHRSLGSLILAGFDHGRWVYMGKVGTGFTEDEEMRLLALLQPLVIESPVLEVPKAELRFPTWVKPEIVCEVTFTEISHEGRLRHPSYKGTRPDKMPEECPPIQN from the coding sequence GTGAATTCAGTTTTACCCAAAATAAAACCCATGTTGGCTGTCAAAACCGCTCCCTTTGACAATTCAGATTTTTTATATGAAATTAAGTGGGACGGTTACCGGGGGTTGGCCTACCTTGATGACAAGACCATTATATTATCCCGCAACCAACTGGATTTAACACCCAGCTTTCCAGAGTTACATGGACTGCATTTAAAGGTTAAACAACGGCCAACCTTGTTAGACGGGGAAATAGTTGTGTTACAAGACGGTAAACCATCCTTTGGCGCCCTACAGGGTAGGAGTAAAATCACTGATTCCCTCAAGGTGGCCAGATTAGCCAGGCAAACACCGGCCACCTTTATCGCTTTTGATATACTGTTTCGGGCTGGGGAAAATGTGATGGATCTACCGTTGAAAACCAGAAAAGAAATATTGAATGAACTGGTTGAGCAGGGCCCAGACCTGATTATTTCCCAATATGTAGTGGGTTCTGGCCTTGATTTTTTTGACGCCGTCAGCTCAGCGGGGTTAGAAGGGGTGATGGCCAAAAGGCTGGACAGCCCCTACTTGCCTGGCAAAAGATCAAGCTATTGGAAGAAGATTAGAAGGATTCAGTCCGCTGAACTGGTGATTTGCGGTTGGGAAAAAGGGGAAGGGCATAGAAGTTTGGGTTCTTTAATTCTAGCCGGCTTTGACCATGGCAGGTGGGTTTATATGGGCAAGGTGGGAACCGGTTTTACTGAGGACGAGGAGATGAGATTATTAGCATTACTACAGCCCCTGGTGATAGAATCACCGGTTTTAGAGGTGCCAAAGGCGGAACTGCGATTTCCCACTTGGGTTAAACCGGAAATAGTCTGTGAAGTTACTTTCACCGAAATCAGCCACGAAGGCAGGTTAAGACACCCCAGTTACAAGGGAACCCGTCCGGATAAAATGCCTGAAGAATGTCCACCGATTCAAAACTAA
- a CDS encoding Ku protein, whose translation MRPLWKGAVSFGLVYVPVKMYAATERKNIKFNYLHDKCKTPIQYRRYCPYCDTEVSNEEIVRGYEYEKGKYVVMKEEDFENLPGENTKSINIVDFVDLKDINPLYFDKGYYLAPGEGGQKVYELLKKSMQETGKVAVAKVVIRNKESLAALRVDDGVLTMSTMFYPDEVRKPTGIPELEYNVDIHENELKMAVNLINNLSAEFAPEKYTDEYRQQLMEVIQAKVAGEGVEVPPTPETDKVVDLMTALKASIDLAKQERGGPKKKGATAKKAAGTKKAAGA comes from the coding sequence ATGAGGCCTCTGTGGAAAGGTGCTGTTAGTTTTGGTTTAGTTTACGTACCGGTAAAAATGTATGCCGCCACGGAAAGGAAGAATATCAAATTTAATTACCTGCACGATAAATGTAAAACACCAATTCAGTACCGCCGCTATTGTCCCTACTGCGATACCGAGGTGTCAAATGAAGAGATTGTTAGGGGTTATGAATATGAAAAGGGGAAATATGTGGTGATGAAGGAAGAGGATTTTGAAAATTTACCAGGGGAGAACACCAAAAGTATTAATATTGTAGATTTTGTGGACTTAAAAGATATAAATCCTCTTTATTTTGATAAGGGTTATTATTTGGCACCGGGTGAGGGGGGCCAAAAGGTATATGAATTGCTTAAAAAATCAATGCAGGAAACCGGTAAAGTGGCAGTGGCCAAGGTGGTTATTCGCAATAAGGAGTCTCTGGCGGCCCTGCGGGTAGATGACGGGGTTTTAACCATGAGTACCATGTTTTACCCTGATGAAGTAAGAAAGCCCACTGGTATACCGGAATTAGAATACAACGTGGATATCCATGAAAATGAATTAAAAATGGCTGTCAACCTGATTAACAACCTCTCAGCTGAATTTGCACCGGAAAAATATACTGATGAATATCGCCAGCAATTAATGGAAGTTATCCAAGCCAAGGTAGCCGGGGAAGGGGTGGAGGTGCCGCCTACTCCTGAAACGGACAAAGTAGTAGATTTAATGACTGCCCTAAAAGCGAGCATAGATTTAGCTAAACAAGAACGGGGTGGCCCTAAGAAAAAAGGGGCAACTGCTAAAAAGGCAGCTGGCACCAAAAAGGCGGCAGGTGCTTAA
- a CDS encoding SpoVR family protein — MADQVLEELRQLEAAIPKMIEIARQFKLDFYPMRFEICPSEIIYTFGAYSMPTRYTHWSFGKSYHRMKTMYDYNLSRIYEMVINSDPCYAFLLEGNSIIQNKMVAAHVLAHCDFFKNNIYFSFTNPKDIIESMAVAADRFRHYEMVHGQDKVEAFIDSVMSIQEHVDPHRMIKPKVENKNKDQNNGCCQTKPASPYDDLWELDKNHSCSCQGECFRKHSKIPPQPEKDILLFIMEHAKDLEEWQLDIISTLRDEMLYFWPQMQTKIMNEGWATYWHLRIMREMDLTESEALEFAKMHAGVVLPSRSSINPYYVGLKIFEDIEKRWDKEFGPGAGREKIFEVRELENDISFIRNYLTKELVEELDLYLYRRIGHDWKIVEKNWEKIRDHLVDSMTNAGFPTIVVEDGDFGKRGELYLRHLYEQRELDILYLEKTLVHIYKLWNRPVHLETQIDNKPVLFSFNGEKGSKKFI; from the coding sequence ATGGCCGACCAGGTTCTGGAGGAATTGCGACAACTTGAAGCAGCTATTCCTAAAATGATAGAGATTGCTCGCCAATTTAAGTTGGACTTTTATCCCATGCGTTTTGAAATTTGTCCTAGTGAAATCATCTACACCTTCGGGGCCTATAGTATGCCCACCAGATATACACACTGGTCCTTTGGTAAATCGTACCACCGTATGAAAACCATGTATGATTATAATTTAAGTAGAATTTATGAAATGGTGATCAATTCCGACCCCTGTTATGCTTTTTTACTAGAAGGTAATTCCATTATTCAAAATAAAATGGTGGCGGCCCACGTATTAGCCCACTGCGACTTTTTTAAAAATAATATTTACTTTAGTTTCACCAACCCTAAAGATATTATAGAATCCATGGCGGTGGCTGCGGATCGTTTCCGCCATTATGAAATGGTGCACGGTCAGGATAAAGTGGAAGCCTTCATTGATTCGGTGATGTCGATCCAGGAACATGTAGACCCCCATAGAATGATTAAACCAAAGGTGGAAAATAAAAACAAGGATCAAAACAATGGATGCTGCCAGACTAAACCTGCCTCCCCCTATGATGATTTATGGGAACTGGATAAAAATCATTCATGCAGTTGCCAGGGGGAGTGTTTCAGAAAACACAGTAAAATTCCCCCTCAGCCGGAAAAAGATATTTTGTTATTTATCATGGAGCATGCCAAAGACCTTGAGGAATGGCAGTTGGATATTATTTCTACTTTAAGGGATGAAATGTTATACTTCTGGCCCCAGATGCAGACTAAAATCATGAACGAGGGGTGGGCCACCTACTGGCATTTAAGAATTATGCGGGAAATGGACTTAACAGAATCAGAAGCCCTGGAGTTTGCCAAAATGCATGCAGGAGTGGTGCTGCCTTCCCGCAGCAGTATCAATCCTTACTATGTGGGCTTAAAAATTTTTGAGGATATTGAGAAACGCTGGGATAAGGAATTTGGCCCGGGAGCGGGACGGGAAAAGATATTTGAGGTCAGGGAATTGGAAAATGATATATCCTTTATCCGCAACTACTTAACCAAAGAATTAGTTGAAGAATTAGATTTATATCTCTACCGAAGAATTGGTCATGATTGGAAAATTGTGGAGAAAAATTGGGAGAAAATAAGAGATCATCTGGTGGACAGTATGACCAACGCCGGTTTTCCCACAATTGTGGTGGAAGACGGCGATTTTGGCAAACGCGGGGAACTTTATTTGCGCCACCTGTATGAGCAGCGGGAGCTGGATATTTTATATTTGGAAAAAACCCTGGTTCATATCTACAAGTTATGGAACCGCCCTGTACACCTGGAAACCCAAATTGATAATAAACCAGTGTTATTCAGTTTTAATGGTGAAAAGGGAAGTAAAAAGTTTATCTAA
- the yhbH gene encoding sporulation protein YhbH, with the protein MALQNFIITREDWSLHRKGEVDQQRHRQKVREAIKKNLADIVSEESIILSDGRRVVKIPIRSLEQYRFRYDFRKQKHAGQGNGNSKVGDIIDSDSQQGPGKGPGAGDQPGYDYYEADVTMEEIEEIVFQDLSLPNLEEKKNKKLASESVEFRDVRKYGIQSNIDRKRTILEVLKRNALKGKPGIHGITPEDLRYKTWEVVPKYESSAVVIAMMDTSGSMGPFEKYIARSFFFWMVRFLRTKYQNVEIVFLAHHTEAKEVTEEEFFTKGESGGTRCSSVYKLALDIIDSRYPRDDYNIYAFHFSDGDNLTSDNEQCIKLIEQLLMKCQLVGYGEIEGPYYYTSTLSSAYKRVTHPRFVSVSIRDKSGVYPALKTFFKNPDQKGG; encoded by the coding sequence ATGGCTTTGCAAAACTTTATTATTACCCGGGAGGACTGGTCGCTTCACCGTAAGGGTGAAGTCGACCAGCAACGGCACCGCCAAAAAGTGCGGGAAGCAATTAAAAAGAATCTGGCTGATATAGTAAGTGAAGAGAGTATTATTTTATCTGATGGCCGACGGGTAGTTAAAATTCCCATCCGCTCATTGGAACAATACCGGTTTAGATATGACTTTAGAAAACAAAAACACGCCGGGCAGGGTAATGGTAACAGCAAAGTAGGGGATATTATTGATTCCGACTCCCAGCAGGGTCCGGGTAAAGGTCCGGGGGCGGGGGACCAACCTGGATATGATTATTACGAAGCGGATGTGACCATGGAAGAGATTGAAGAAATAGTATTTCAGGATTTAAGCCTGCCTAACCTGGAAGAGAAGAAAAATAAAAAGTTAGCCTCCGAATCGGTGGAATTTAGGGATGTACGAAAGTACGGCATACAAAGTAACATTGACCGTAAAAGAACCATCTTGGAAGTTCTAAAAAGAAATGCCCTTAAGGGTAAACCGGGCATCCATGGTATTACACCCGAGGACCTACGTTATAAAACTTGGGAAGTGGTACCCAAATATGAGTCCAGCGCGGTGGTAATAGCCATGATGGATACCTCCGGTTCCATGGGCCCTTTTGAGAAATATATTGCCAGAAGTTTCTTTTTCTGGATGGTTCGCTTCCTGCGCACCAAGTATCAAAATGTGGAAATTGTCTTTTTGGCCCACCATACTGAGGCTAAAGAGGTAACTGAGGAGGAGTTTTTTACCAAAGGGGAAAGCGGTGGTACCAGGTGTTCTTCAGTATACAAACTGGCTCTGGATATAATTGATTCCCGTTATCCCAGGGATGACTACAATATTTACGCCTTTCATTTCTCTGATGGCGACAATCTCACCAGTGATAATGAGCAGTGCATTAAGCTTATTGAACAACTGCTGATGAAGTGTCAACTGGTGGGTTATGGTGAAATAGAGGGCCCTTATTACTATACCAGCACCTTAAGCTCAGCCTACAAGCGAGTGACCCACCCACGTTTCGTCAGTGTTAGTATTAGGGATAAGTCAGGAGTGTACCCGGCGTTAAAGACCTTTTTCAAAAATCCAGACCAAAAGGGAGGGTAA
- a CDS encoding PrkA family serine protein kinase, with protein sequence MEFLKRLEEYRSLEKSLAWEGTFQDYLAIVKEKPYVTQLAHARIYNMIKDAGIEETERGKVYKFFSKEIFGLDRTLEKLVEEYFHPAARRLDVRKRILLLMGPVSGGKSTLVAMLKQGLERYSRTENGAIYGIKGCPMHEEPLHLIPKELREEFQKEYGVYIEGELCPSCRLRLETEYEGKIEKVLVERVFLSEDNRVGIGTFTPSDPKSQDIADLTGSIDFSTIAEYGSESDPRAYRFDGELNISNRGLMEFQEMLKCDEKFLWNLLSLSQEGNFKAGRFALIYADEMIIAHTNENEYRSFISNKKNEALQSRIIVMKIPYNLRVSDEVKIYEKLIKQSDLSNVHIAPHALRVASIFSVLSRLKESKKQGMDIVKKMKLYDGEDVEGFKQKDLKELQNEAVDEGMSGVDPRYVINRLSSALIRTNTQCINPLDVLRALKDGLDQHPSITQEERERLLNFISIARKEYDEMAKKEVQKAFVYSFEESAKTLFNNYLDNVEAFCNGVKIKDPITDEELDPDEKLMRSIEEQIGISENAKKAFREEILIRLSIYARKNKKFNYNSHERLREAIEKKLFADLKDVVKITTSSKTPDAEQLKRINEVSARLIAEHGYCPICANELLKYVGSLLSR encoded by the coding sequence GTGGAATTTTTAAAACGCCTGGAAGAGTACCGGTCACTGGAAAAAAGTTTAGCATGGGAAGGGACATTTCAGGACTATTTAGCCATAGTAAAAGAAAAACCCTATGTCACTCAATTGGCCCACGCCAGAATTTACAATATGATAAAAGATGCCGGTATTGAAGAGACAGAAAGAGGTAAGGTTTATAAATTTTTTTCTAAAGAAATCTTTGGCCTTGACCGAACTCTGGAAAAATTGGTGGAGGAATATTTCCACCCGGCCGCCCGGCGTTTGGATGTGCGCAAGCGGATACTGTTACTGATGGGACCGGTCAGCGGCGGTAAGTCCACCCTGGTAGCTATGTTGAAACAGGGTTTGGAACGCTATAGCAGGACAGAAAATGGGGCCATTTACGGTATTAAAGGCTGTCCCATGCATGAAGAACCACTGCACTTGATCCCTAAGGAGTTAAGAGAAGAGTTTCAAAAGGAATATGGTGTTTATATTGAAGGCGAGTTATGTCCCTCCTGCCGTTTGCGGCTGGAGACTGAGTATGAGGGGAAAATTGAAAAGGTGCTGGTGGAAAGGGTGTTTCTTTCTGAAGATAATCGGGTAGGTATAGGTACCTTTACCCCTTCAGATCCGAAATCCCAAGACATTGCAGATCTTACAGGCAGCATTGATTTTTCCACCATTGCTGAATATGGCTCAGAATCGGATCCTCGGGCTTACCGCTTTGACGGCGAATTAAATATATCTAACCGGGGTCTAATGGAATTCCAGGAAATGTTAAAATGTGATGAAAAGTTCCTGTGGAATCTTTTGTCCCTATCCCAAGAGGGAAATTTTAAAGCCGGTCGTTTTGCCTTGATCTATGCCGATGAAATGATTATTGCCCATACTAACGAAAATGAATACCGGTCTTTTATTAGCAACAAAAAGAATGAAGCCCTGCAGTCCCGGATCATTGTCATGAAGATTCCTTACAATCTCAGGGTTAGTGACGAAGTTAAGATTTATGAAAAGCTAATTAAACAAAGTGATTTAAGTAATGTGCACATTGCTCCTCACGCCTTAAGGGTGGCCAGTATTTTCTCCGTCTTGTCCCGGTTGAAGGAGTCCAAGAAGCAGGGCATGGACATTGTTAAGAAAATGAAACTTTACGATGGGGAGGACGTAGAGGGCTTTAAGCAAAAGGATCTTAAAGAGTTACAAAATGAAGCCGTTGATGAAGGGATGAGTGGCGTAGATCCCCGTTATGTAATCAACCGCCTGTCCTCGGCTTTAATCCGCACTAACACCCAGTGTATCAATCCCTTGGATGTACTGCGGGCCTTAAAGGACGGCTTGGATCAGCACCCGTCCATTACCCAGGAAGAAAGAGAAAGGTTGCTTAACTTCATTTCTATTGCCAGAAAAGAGTATGACGAAATGGCCAAAAAGGAAGTACAAAAAGCTTTTGTTTACTCCTTTGAGGAATCAGCTAAAACCTTGTTTAATAACTATTTGGATAATGTAGAAGCTTTTTGTAACGGTGTTAAAATTAAGGATCCTATTACCGATGAAGAATTGGATCCCGACGAGAAGCTGATGCGTTCCATTGAAGAGCAAATCGGTATTTCTGAGAATGCCAAGAAGGCTTTTCGGGAAGAAATTTTGATTCGCCTGTCCATCTATGCCAGAAAGAATAAGAAATTTAATTACAATAGTCATGAACGTCTGCGGGAGGCCATTGAAAAGAAATTATTTGCCGACCTAAAGGATGTAGTTAAGATTACCACCTCCAGCAAGACACCTGATGCAGAACAGCTTAAACGAATCAATGAAGTGAGTGCCCGCCTTATTGCCGAACATGGTTATTGTCCGATATGTGCCAACGAATTATTAAAGTATGTGGGTAGTCTGTTGAGCCGCTAG